The proteins below are encoded in one region of Fibrella aestuarina BUZ 2:
- a CDS encoding ATP-dependent helicase has product MIDYIAGLNDPQREAVVHGNGPLMIIAGAGSGKTRVLTYRIAHLIDKGVDPFRILALTFTNKAAGEMRHRIEKVIGNEARNIWMGTFHSVFAKILRIEAQALGYTSNFSIYDTDDSKSLLRSIIREMGLDDKQYRANAVFNRISGAKNRLVGAEEYLLNPIIQADDSSAKMPEVGRIYKEYARRCFAANAMDFDDLLFNTNVLFRDHLDILHKYQHKFQHVLVDEFQDTNVSQYLITRKLAAVHQNICVVGDDAQSIYAFRGANIENILNFQKDYGKDTVKIVKLEQNYRSTNTIVQAANSVIARNRNQLEKRVFTDNETGPLIEVIKAASDNEEGRLVANGIFEAKVQQGLRNNDFAILYRTNAQSRAFEEALRKLSIKYRIIGGLSFYQRKEIKDLIAYLRFTVNQADEEAFKRIINLPKRGIGDTTLAKIAVLASEKNVPIWEIVSNISLYVAGRAMMAIEGFAELIKSFGLMLDKKDAYEVAAHVAKSSGILKELYEDKTVEGLARYENVQELLNAIKEFVDNPETEDKSLSSFLQTVSLLTTADEKEDDGDNDKVTLMTIHAAKGLEFKNVHIVGLEEDLFPSQMMLESRADLEEERRLFYVAITRAEKKLTFSFAESRYHYGRLKLCEPSRFLMEVDQTYLSMAKTPTPPKPRFNGDDNYASRNRDEMPSAGSMNFVRTLAQKTAQRQVPQPTVTHTPSADFAPSNTAELAAGQRVEHAKFGFGTVKSMDTNGTERKAVIQFDVAGEKTLLLSFAKLRIV; this is encoded by the coding sequence ATGATCGATTATATAGCTGGGTTGAACGATCCGCAGCGTGAAGCGGTGGTCCACGGCAACGGGCCGCTGATGATTATCGCGGGGGCGGGTTCGGGCAAAACGCGCGTTCTGACGTATCGCATTGCGCACCTTATCGACAAGGGGGTTGACCCCTTTCGGATTCTGGCGCTTACCTTCACCAACAAGGCCGCCGGCGAGATGCGTCACCGCATCGAGAAGGTAATTGGCAACGAGGCCCGCAACATCTGGATGGGTACGTTCCACTCGGTGTTTGCCAAGATTCTGCGCATCGAAGCGCAGGCCCTGGGTTATACCAGTAACTTCTCCATCTACGATACCGACGATTCGAAGTCGCTGCTGCGGAGCATCATCCGCGAGATGGGCCTCGACGATAAACAGTACCGCGCCAACGCCGTTTTCAACCGGATTTCAGGCGCAAAAAACCGGCTGGTCGGCGCCGAAGAATATCTGCTCAACCCGATTATTCAGGCCGATGATTCCTCGGCCAAGATGCCGGAGGTTGGTCGGATTTATAAGGAATACGCCCGGCGGTGCTTTGCGGCTAACGCCATGGATTTCGACGATCTGCTGTTCAACACGAATGTGTTGTTCCGCGATCACCTCGACATCCTACATAAGTATCAGCACAAGTTTCAGCACGTGCTGGTCGATGAGTTTCAGGATACCAACGTGTCGCAGTACCTCATCACGCGCAAGCTGGCGGCGGTGCATCAGAACATCTGCGTGGTGGGCGACGATGCCCAGAGTATCTACGCGTTCCGGGGCGCCAACATCGAAAACATCCTGAATTTCCAGAAAGATTACGGCAAAGACACCGTCAAGATCGTCAAGCTGGAGCAGAACTACCGCAGCACCAACACCATCGTGCAGGCGGCCAATTCAGTGATTGCCCGCAACCGGAATCAACTGGAGAAACGCGTTTTCACCGACAACGAAACCGGCCCGCTGATTGAGGTGATCAAAGCGGCCTCGGACAATGAAGAGGGGCGGCTGGTGGCCAACGGCATTTTTGAAGCGAAGGTGCAACAAGGCCTGCGCAACAACGACTTCGCCATTCTGTACCGCACCAACGCCCAGTCGCGGGCCTTCGAGGAAGCCCTGCGGAAACTGAGCATCAAGTACCGGATCATCGGGGGTCTTTCGTTCTACCAGCGCAAAGAGATCAAGGATCTGATCGCCTATTTGCGTTTTACGGTCAATCAGGCCGACGAAGAAGCGTTTAAGCGGATTATTAACCTACCCAAACGCGGCATTGGCGATACCACCCTGGCCAAGATTGCGGTGTTGGCCAGCGAAAAGAACGTACCCATCTGGGAGATCGTCAGTAACATTTCGCTCTACGTTGCCGGGCGAGCCATGATGGCCATTGAAGGCTTTGCCGAATTGATCAAGAGCTTCGGCCTGATGCTCGACAAGAAAGATGCTTACGAGGTAGCGGCCCACGTGGCGAAGTCGTCGGGCATCCTGAAAGAACTGTACGAAGACAAAACCGTGGAAGGGCTGGCCCGCTACGAAAACGTGCAGGAATTGCTGAACGCCATTAAGGAGTTTGTCGACAACCCCGAAACGGAAGACAAAAGCCTCAGTTCGTTCCTGCAAACGGTGTCGCTGCTGACTACCGCCGACGAAAAAGAAGATGACGGCGACAACGACAAGGTAACGCTGATGACCATCCACGCCGCCAAAGGGCTGGAGTTCAAAAACGTACACATCGTGGGGCTGGAAGAAGACCTGTTTCCGAGCCAGATGATGCTCGAAAGCCGCGCCGATCTGGAGGAGGAACGTCGACTGTTCTACGTGGCCATCACCCGCGCCGAAAAGAAGCTGACGTTCTCCTTTGCCGAGTCGCGCTACCACTATGGCCGCCTGAAACTCTGCGAACCCAGCCGGTTCCTGATGGAAGTCGATCAGACGTACCTGAGCATGGCAAAAACGCCGACGCCGCCCAAACCGCGCTTCAACGGCGACGACAATTACGCCAGCCGCAACCGCGACGAAATGCCCTCTGCCGGTTCGATGAATTTCGTGCGGACGCTGGCGCAGAAAACGGCACAGCGGCAGGTACCCCAGCCAACCGTCACGCATACCCCCTCGGCCGATTTTGCCCCCAGCAACACCGCAGAGCTAGCCGCCGGGCAGCGGGTCGAGCACGCCAAATTCGGTTTCGGCACCGTTAAATCCATGGATACCAACGGCACCGAACGCAAAGCCGTCATTCAGTTCGACGTAGCTGGTGAGAAGACGCTCCTGCTCAGTTTCGCCAAGCTGCGAATTGTATAG
- a CDS encoding type II toxin-antitoxin system VapC family toxin, producing MACLIDTQILIWSLVSPSKLSGAALRLLQSDTVYVSEISLFEIAIKQKIDKLPDLPVAIRDIAERMQNDGFILLPLTIQHIDQYSAIPLLPQHRDPFDRILIAVALNEQLPFISADANVRHYTDLVNVIW from the coding sequence ATGGCGTGCCTGATTGATACGCAAATTTTGATATGGTCTTTGGTCAGTCCCTCTAAACTGTCAGGGGCGGCGCTTCGCCTGCTACAAAGCGACACTGTGTACGTCAGTGAAATTAGCTTGTTCGAGATAGCCATTAAGCAGAAAATCGACAAGTTACCTGATCTTCCTGTCGCGATTCGTGACATAGCTGAACGGATGCAGAACGACGGATTTATACTGTTACCGTTAACTATTCAACATATTGACCAATACAGTGCTATACCACTCTTACCCCAACATCGCGATCCATTTGACCGAATACTAATAGCTGTTGCGCTTAATGAGCAGTTACCGTTCATTAGTGCTGATGCAAACGTCAGGCACTATACTGATCTAGTCAATGTCATCTGGTAA
- the ybeY gene encoding rRNA maturation RNase YbeY: MIRFFTEDVDFKLPQKLAVKRWLTAQTKAEGHELGDLNYIFASDEYVLQVNRDYLQHDYYTDIITFDNREFADDPIEGDIYISVDRVADNATQLGTSAEQEMRRVLAHGLLHLCGYGDKTDEDAATMRAKEDEWLGTFGG; the protein is encoded by the coding sequence ATGATTCGCTTTTTCACTGAAGACGTTGATTTCAAGCTGCCGCAGAAGCTGGCGGTGAAACGCTGGCTAACGGCTCAAACCAAGGCTGAGGGGCATGAATTGGGCGATCTGAATTACATTTTTGCCTCGGATGAATACGTCCTGCAAGTCAACCGCGACTATTTGCAGCACGACTATTACACCGACATTATCACTTTCGACAATCGCGAATTTGCCGACGATCCCATCGAAGGTGATATCTACATCAGCGTCGACCGTGTAGCCGACAACGCTACCCAGCTAGGTACGTCGGCCGAGCAGGAGATGCGCCGCGTCTTAGCCCACGGCCTGCTTCATCTTTGTGGTTACGGCGACAAAACCGATGAAGACGCTGCCACTATGCGCGCCAAAGAAGACGAGTGGCTGGGTACGTTCGGGGGGTAA